A genomic stretch from Microplitis mediator isolate UGA2020A chromosome 10, iyMicMedi2.1, whole genome shotgun sequence includes:
- the LOC130675544 gene encoding peptide chain release factor 1-like, mitochondrial yields the protein MLFFARGWRFGGRCCRDIVEFNNFRIKLNINLNDRRILGCNNFCTKLDISVTDKNVKKYIKSITKAYKYKSKDDELLTSIVSTREVVTMLDNRLHIEENIKSLEELGQNDEEMKKLGQEEYADYQETLNRLDEELIEAIADHVGRDNCRDIIFEITAGVGGQEAMLFAADLLNMYQGYFEYLGFTQQQLDIDKETGIGGMRHASILVSGDGAYELLRHEGGVHRVQRIPATERAGRMHTSTVTVAVLPQPTELEVNLMDKDLKIETKRSSGAGGQSVNKTESAVRIVHLPTGIAVEAQSQRTQIQNKQIALLKLRTKIYDMQLNEQKSTSDAMRRKQRGMSQRNEKIRTYNFSQDRITDHRISNGTMHNLKGFMEGGEGLESLQKILQRNFQLKLLQEAIDKCK from the exons atgttatttttcGCACGTGGATGGAGATTCGGCGGACGTTGCTGCCGTGACATTGTcgagtttaataattttcgaataaaattgaacattAACCTCAACGATCGTAGAATATTGGGgtgcaataatttttgtacaaAACTAGATATATCTGTGACggataaaaatgttaaaaaatatattaaatcaaTCACTAAagcttataaatataaatctaaaGATGATGAACTGTTGACGTCGATTGTCAGTACCAGAGAGGTCGTTACTATGTTGGATAATAGGCTACACATTGAAGAAAATATCAAGAGCCTTGAAGAACTtg GACAGAATGatgaagaaatgaaaaaactaGGGCAAGAAGAGTACGCAGATTATCAAGAAACTTTGAATCGACTAGACGAAGAATTAATTGAAGCGATAGCTGATCATGTTGGCAGAGATAATTGTCGTGACATAATATTCGAAATAACAGCTGGTGTAGGTGGTCAAGAAGCGATGCTATTTGCTGCTGATTTATTGAATATGTATCAAGGATACTTTGAATATCTCGGTTTCACTCAACAGCAATTGGACATCGACAAAGAAACAGGAATCGGTGGTATGAGACACGCAAGTATTTTAGTATCCGGTGATGGTGCTTATGAACTCTTGAGACACGAAGGTGGTGTCCATCGAGTCCAAAGAATCCCGGCGACCGAAAGAGCTGGCAGGATGCATACATCAACAGTCACGGTGGCTGTGTTACCGCAACCGACAGAACTAGAAGTTAATTTAATGgacaaagatttaaaaatagaaaccaAGCGTTCAAGTGGTGCCGGTGGTCAGAGTGTCAATAAAACCGAGTCTGCTGTGAGAATCGTTCATTTACCCACGGGTATCGCTGTCGAAGCACAGTCTCAGCGTACGCaaatacaaaataaacaaatagcaTTACTTAAATTACGTACGAAAATTTATGACATGCAACTGAATGAGCAAAAATCAACTAGCGATGCAATGCGTAGAAAACAACGTGGTATGAGCcagagaaatgaaaaaatacgtACGTACAACTTTAGTCAGGATCGTATTACGGATCATCGAATAAGTAACGGAACAATGCACAATTTAAAAGGTTTCATGGAAGGCGGCGAAGGTTTGGAaagtctacaaaaaattttgcagagaaattttcaattaaaactcCTACAAGAAGCTATTGACAAGTGTAAATAG
- the LOC130675542 gene encoding scm-like with four MBT domains protein 1 → MEPGTNQMQDKMLDEDNGFVWQDYLDATESIEVPQIMFPHVELTLQSEIEIGMALEVPTSKGTNEETSYWVATIVVACESLLRLRYFGSDDKSLEFWFNLKKETGHELGWCLGNNKKLEPPDVILKKSPDCLEKLGDFLGAAKSIPVQVLSGEELSMTDRIKQGMKVEVSDFFNPYKIWIATIIKNVGGRLLLRYDVPNTSKAPVKDFWIFCTSESLHPYGFTVKSDSKWFLEPPSSIVDIHTYEEWKEMIECGQEYQETLNLFNHSLTHPHHKFTVGMKLEAVWPVVRTKIFPATVVKVIDDIYFLVELDTFSPNKRNSSNNSSYSFDEKTTWLCTADHPYIFPVGWAKEHDVKLTAPKGWSLHSPGEFDWDIYLKESNTTAAPSELFCSRESAIDAGFEVGMHLEAVDPQSENTICAGYISKITADLLWIALNNYKTRAEHVVHMHSSKIFPVGWCESNHYPLKPPRDYEEVCKKLEKPEKEEFKKSIIDIPIPESRSSLWCPKIYFNYRCFTGPMISKGKLANLPKSVGPGPVTLVMKEVLSMVVSVGYRSARILRVLQCDTKPEPGYHLEILKAKHKNNTYRASVAVVTSGEMVPEFCKTICQKLSVCPNLFGPNQIPEDDCPDKCNRSTKTKYLLGKRGKPKGFPSILEAKTKPWGKKRRKKRVEGKQKNSPEPDQDDEMPYISIDIPKEELEEIEDFDSKPPLSEIDVMIEKDLQKSDKSDDIKTEVPSSNASDDSRSSFNDRKSKNSADSPNSDTSKSKNNNIAAVVNNSNKYNKKNKKTKTKKRDRDWDDSIESDNSDVYVEADQCKPEAKRPKTRKLNTNPLFWSVDDVFRYLRKTNDCKDVAYRVKQEEIDGLAFLLLNLPSLTEHMKLRENIAMKLCRHIEQVKVTFFLKHINEEKQEKN, encoded by the exons atggaacCGGGTACGAATCAAATGCAAGACAAGATGCTGGATGaag ataATGGATTTGTATGGCAAGATTATCTCGATGCTACGGAGAGTATTGAGGTGCCACAGATAATGTTCCCCCATGTAGAATTAACATTGCAAAGTGAAATTGAAATCGGAATGGCCCTCGAGGTTCCAACGTCTAAAGGTACCAATGAAGAGACTTCATATTGGGTAGCAACGATTGTTGTTGCATGTGAATCATTATTAAGACTGAGATATTTCGGTAGCGATGATAAGTCACTTGAATTttggtttaatttaaaaaaagaaactggCCATGAGCTAGGATGGTGTTTGgggaataataaaaaattagaaccacctgatgttattttaaaaaaatctccaGATTGTTTAGAAAAACTGGGAGATTTTTTAGGGGCTGCGAAATCAATACCTGTTCAAGTCTTGTCTGGA gaGGAATTAAGTATGACTGATAGAATTAAACAAGGAATGAAGGTTGAAgtcagtgatttttttaatccatACAAAATATGGATTGCTACT ataataaaaaatgttggagGAAGACTTTTGCTACGGTACGATGTACCAAATACTTCTAAAGCTCCAGTGAAAGATTTCTGGATATTTTGTACATCAGAATCTCTTCACCCGTACGGTTTTACAGTTAAGTCAGATTCGAAGTGGTTTTTAGAACCACCAAGTTCGATAGTGGACATTCACACGTACGAAGAGTGGAAAGAAATGATAGAGTGTGGACAGGAATATCAAGAGACATTGAATCTTTTCAATCATAGTCTAACTCATCCTCATCATAAATTTACTGTTGGCATGAAGTTGGAGGCAGTCTGGCCTGTCGTGCGTACCAAAATATTCCCGGCAACGGTTGTCAAAGTGATcgatgatatatattttcttgtgGAATTGGATACGTTTAGTCCAAATAAAAGAAACAGCAGCAATAATTCATCGTATTCATTCGATGAAAAAACAACCTGGCTGTGTACAGCAGACCATCCTTATATATTTCCAGTTGGTTGGGCTAAAGAGCACGACGTTAAATTGACAGCGCCCAAAGGTTGGTCATTGCACAGTCCCGGTGAATTTGATTGGGACATATATTTAAAGGAAAGTAACACAACAGCTGCACCCAGtgaattattttgttcacGCGAATCAGCAATCGACGCTGGCTTTGAAGTGGGTATGCATCTTGAAGCTGTTGATCCACAAAGTGAAAATACTATTTGCGCCGGttatatatcgaaaataacAGCAGACTTATTGTGGATCgcattgaataattataaaacacGAGCTGAGCATGTTGTTCATATGCATTCATCTAAAATATTTCCCGTTGGTTGGTGCGAATCCAACCACTATCCTTTGAAACCACCAAGAGATTATGAAGAAGTTtgcaaaaaattagaaaagcCTGAGAaagaagaatttaaaaaaagtattattgaTATACCGATACCTGAATCACGATCGTCTCTGTGGtgtccaaaaatttatttcaattatcgTTGCTTTACTGGGCCAATGATATCCAAAGGCAAACTTGCTAATTTGCCTAAATCTGTGGGTCCTGGACCAGTTACTCTTGTGATGAAAGAGGTATTGTCGATGGTTGTGTCCGTTGGTTACAGAAGTGCACGTATTCTAAGAGTACTTCAGTGTGACACTAAACCAGAACCTGGTtatcatcttgaaattttgaaagccaaacataaaaataatacctaCCGTGCCAGTGTTGCTGTTGTAACTTCCGGTGAAATGGTACCAGAGTTTTGTAAAACTATTTGCCAAAAATTGAGCGTCTGTCCAAATTTATTTGGCCCAAATCAGATACCTGAAGATGACTGTCCTGATAAATGTAATCGATCaactaaaactaaatatt tGCTGGGAAAACGAGGAAAACCTAAAGGATTCCCAAGTATTCTGGAAGCTAAAACGAAACCATGGGGTAAAAAACGCCGCAAAAAACGTGTTGAGGgcaagcaaaaaaattcacctGAGCCTGATCAAGATGACGAGATGCcttatatatctatagatatACCTAAAGAAGAGCTTGAGGAGATCGAAGACTTTGACAGCAAGCCACCTTTATCCGAAATAGACGTCATGATTGAAAAAGACTTGCAGAAGTCTGATAAATCAGATGACATAAAAACTGAAGTTCCTTCCAGCAATGCCTCTGATGACTCACGAAGTTCTTTCAATGATCGTAAAAGCAAAAATAGTGCTGACAGTCCCAACAGCGACACCAGtaaaagcaaaaataataacattgcTGCTGTTGTTAATAACAGCAAcaagtacaataaaaaaaataaaaaaacaaaaacgaAAAAACGTGATCGTGATTGGGATGACAGCATTGAATCCGACAATTCAGACGTTTATGTCGAGGCAGATCAATGCAAACCAGAAGCAAAGCGTCCGAAAACGCGAAAGCTAAACACAAATCCACTCTTTTGGAGTGTTGATGACGTGTTCCGGTACCTTCGTAAGACTAATGACTGCAAAGACGTCGCCTACAGAGTTAAGCAagag GAAATTGATGGCTTggcatttttattattaaatttaccatCTCTTACGGAACACATGAAACTACGCGAGAATATAGCAATGAAATTATGTCGACATATCGAACAAGTAAAGGTAACCTTTTTCTTAAAACAcataaatgaagaaaaacaggaaaaaaattaa